The sequence below is a genomic window from Streptomyces sp. NBC_00289.
GAACGCCTCGGTATTCTCTACCTGACCACCTGAGTCGGTTTAGGGTACGGGCCGCCATGAAACTCGCTAGAGGCTTTTCTCGACAGCATAGGATCATCCACTTCACCACAATCGGCTCGGCATCAGGTCTCAGACTATGTGCTGTCCGGATTTACCTGGACAACGTCCTACACCCTTACCCCGGGACAACCACCGCCCGGGATGGACTACCTTCCTGCGTCACCCCATCACTCACCTACTGCAGGTCTGGTCCGTCGGCTCCACCACTTTCCTTTCCCCGAAGGGTCCGGAACGGCTTCACGGACTTAGCATCGCCTGGTTCAATGTTTGACGCTTCACAGCGGGTACCGGAATATCAACCGGTTATCCATCGACTACGCCTGTCGGCCTCGCCTTAGGTCCCGACTTACCCTGGGCAGATCAGCTTGACCCAGGAACCCTTAGTCAATCGGCGCACACGTTTCTCACGTGTGTATCGCTACTCATGCCTGCATTCTCACTCGTGAACCGTCCACCACTGCCTTCCGGCGCGGCTTCACCCGGCACACGACGCTCCCCTACCCATCCATACTCCCGTTGGGGATATGTGTATGAATGACACGACTTCGGCGGTACGCTTGAGCCCCGCTACATTGTCGGCGCGGAATCACTAGACCAGTGAGCTATTACGCACTCTTTCAAGGGTGGCTGCTTCTAAGCCAACCTCCTGGTTGTCTGTGCGACTCCACATCCTTTCCCACTTAGCGTACGCTTAGGGGCCTTAGTCGATGCTCTGGGCTGTTTCCCTCTCGACCATGGAGCTTATCCCCCACAGTCTCACTGCCGTGCTCTCACTTACCGGCATTCGGAGTTTGGCTAAGGTCAGTAACCCGGTAGGGCCCATCGCCTATCCAGTGCTCTACCTCCGGCAAGAAACACACGACGCTGCACCTAAATGCATTTCGGGGAGAACCAGCTATCACGGAGTTTGATTGGCCTTTCACCCCTAACCACAGGTCATCCCCCAGGTTTTCAACCCTGGTGGGTTCGGTCCTCCACGAAGTCTTACCTCCGCTTCAACCTGCCCATGGCTAGATCACTCCGCTTCGGGTCTTGAGCGCGCTACTGAATCGCCCTGTTCGGACTCGCTTTCGCTACGGCTTCCCCACACGGGTTAACCTCGCAACACACCGCAAACTCGCAGGCTCATTCTTCAAAAGGCACGCAGTCACGACGCATTGAGTAAACTCAATGCGCGACGCTCCCACGGCTTGTAGGCACACGGTTTCAGGTACTATTTCACTCCGCTCCCGCGGTACTTTTCACCATTCCCTCACGGTACTATCCGCTATCGGTCACCAGGGAATATTTAGGCTTAGCGGGTGGTCCCGCCAGATTCACACGGGATTTCTCGGGCCCCGTGCTACTTGGGTGTCTCTCAAACGAGCCGTTGACGTTTCGACTACGGGGGTCTTACCCTCTACGCCGGACCTTTCGCATGTCCTTCGCCTACATCAACGGTTTCTGACTCGCCTCACAGCCGGCAGACTGTGAAAGAGAGATCCCACAACCCCGCATACGCAACCCCTGCCGGGTCTCACACGTATACGGTTTGGCCTCATCCGGTTTCGCTCGCCACTACTCCCGGAATCACGGTTGTTTTCTCTTCCTGCGGGTACTGAGATGTTTCACTTCCCCGCGTTCCCTCCACATACCCTATGTGTTCAGGTATGGGTGACAGCCCATGACGACTGCCGGGTTTCCCCATTCGGAAACCCCCGGATCAAAGCCTGGTTGACGACTCCCCGGGGACTATCGTGGCCTCCCACGTCCTTCATCGGTTCCTGGTGCCAAGGCATCCACCGTGCGCCCTTAAAAACTTGGCCACAGATGCTCGCGTCCACTGTGCAGTTCTCAAACAACGACCAACCACCCGTCACAACCCGCCGAAGCAGATTTTCACCGGGGCCGGCACTGAAGGCAGCCAGACTTCGGCCGTACCCTCAGATACCCAACAGCGTGCCCGACCGCATCCCGTCCGAAGATCATGCTTTCCACACTCTTACGAGCAGTACTTGCAGCCTCCGACCCGGAAACCCGGCCGAATAATCAACGTTCCACCCATGAGCAACCACCGTCGAACGTATGCCGACGTAATGGCCCTGGACCACCAGACAATGCCTGGCGGCCTAGATGCTCCTTAGAAAGGAGGTGATCCAGCCGCACCTTCCGGTACGGCTACCTTGTTACGACTTCGTCCCAATCGCCAGTCCCACCTTCGACAGCTCCCTCCCACAAGGGGTTGGGCCACCGGCTTCGGGTGTTACCGACTTTCGTGACGTGACGGGCGGTGTGTACAAGGCCCGGGAACGTATTCACCGCAGCAATGCTGATCTGCGATTACTAGCAACTCCGACTTCATGGGGTCGAGTTGCAGACCCCAATCCGAACTGAGACAGGCTTTTTGAGATTCGCTCCACCTCACGGTATCGCAGCTCATTGTACCTGCCATTGTAGCACGTGTGCAGCCCAAGACATAAGGGGCATGATGACTTGACGTCGTCCCCACCTTCCTCCGAGTTGACCCCGGCAGTCTCCTGTGAGTCCCCATCACCCCGAAGGGCATGCTGGCAACACAGAACAAGGGTTGCGCTCGTTGCGGGACTTAACCCAACATCTCACGACACGAGCTGACGACAGCCATGCACCACCTGTCACCCGACCACAAGGGGGCACCATCTCTGATGCTTTCCGGGCGATGTCAAGCCTTGGTAAGGTTCTTCGCGTTGCGTCGAATTAAGCCACATGCTCCGCTGCTTGTGCGGGCCCCCGTCAATTCCTTTGAGTTTTAGCCTTGCGGCCGTACTCCCCAGGCGGGGAACTTAATGCGTTAGCTGCGGCACCGACGACGTGGAATGTCGCCAACACCTAGTTCCCACCGTTTACGGCGTGGACTACCAGGGTATCTAATCCTGTTCGCTCCCCACGCTTTCGCTCCTCAGCGTCAGTAATGGCCCAGAGATCCGCCTTCGCCACCGGTGTTCCTCCTGATATCTGCGCATTTCACCGCTACACCAGGAATTCCGATCTCCCCTACCACACTCTAGCCTGCCCGTATCGACTGCAGACCCGGGGTTAAGCCCCGGGCTTTCACAACCGACGCGACAAGCCGCCTACGAGCTCTTTACGCCCAATAATTCCGGACAACGCTTGCGCCCTACGTATTACCGCGGCTGCTGGCACGTAGTTAGCCGGCGCTTCTTCTGCAGGTACCGTCACTTTCGCTTCTTCCCTGCTGAAAGAGGTTTACAACCCGAAGGCCGTCATCCCTCACGCGGCGTCGCTGCATCAGGCTTTCGCCCATTGTGCAATATTCCCCACTGCTGCCTCCCGTAGGAGTCTGGGCCGTGTCTCAGTCCCAGTGTGGCCGGTCGCCCTCTCAGGCCGGCTACCCGTCGTCGCCTTGGTGAGCCATTACCTCACCAACAAGCTGATAGGCCGCGGGCTCATCCTTCACCGCCGGAGCTTTTAACCCCCACAGATGCCTGCAGGAGTATTATCCGGTATTAGACCCCGTTTCCAGGGCTTGTCCCAGAGTGAAGGGCAGATTGCCCACGTGTTACTCACCCGTTCGCCACTAATCCCCACCGAAGTGGTTCATCGTTCGACTTGCATGTGTTAAGCACGCCGCCAGCGTTCGTCCTGAGCCAGGATCAAACTCTCCGTGAATGTTGTCCCGTAATCGGGATGACACCACGAGAGCGGAACAGCCAGGCGGAATAAGCCCGGCCGTTCACAGCGTCCTCGCTGTGTTTACTTCAAAGGAACCACGCCCCGACCAGACGGCCGGAGACGGGGTATCAACATATCTGGCGTTGATTTTTGGCACGCTGTTGAGTTCTCAAGGAACGGACGCTTCCTTTGTACTCACCTGAGACACTGTCTCGCGGCTTTCCTCCGGGCGCTTCCCTTCGGTCTTGCGTTTCCGACTCTATCAGACCGTTTCCGGTTCCGATTTCCTCGGTGCTTTCCAGGTTTCCGCTTTCGCGTTTCCCTTTCCGGCGGTTCCGACTTTATCAGAAGCTCTGAGTCGGAATTTCCACCCCCTCCGGGTCTGGCTTCGGCGCACGAGGCGTCGGGCCTTCCCGTTCAGGCGGAGACGTAAACGTACTGGAGCGGGGCGCCCCGATGCAAATCGAGGGGCCCCGCTCCGAGTTCACGCGCACGACGGGTCGTGGGCGGGTCAGACCTCCACGACGACCGGGAGGATCATCGGCCTGCGCCGGTAGGTGTCCGAAACCCACTTGCCGAGCGTGCGGCGGATGAGTTGCTGCAGCTGGCGGGGCTCCATGACGCCGTCCTGGGCCGTGCGCTCCAGCACTTCGGTGATCTTCGGGATGACGTCGCCGAAGGCCGAGTCGTCGATACCCGAACCGCGGGCCTGGATGTGCGGGCCGCCGGTGATCTTGCCGGTCGACGAGTCGATGACCAGGAACACCGAGATGATGCCCTCGTCGCCCAGGATCTTGCGGTCCTTCAGAGCCGGCTCGCCCACGTCGCCGACCGAGAGGCCGTCGACGTACACGTATCCCGCCTGGACCTTGCCCGAGATCCTGGCCTTGCCGCCGACCAGGTCGACGACGACACCGTCCTCCGCGATGACGATGCGGTCGTGCGGGACACCGGTCAGGGCGCCCAGCATGGCGTTGGCGCGCAGATGGCGCCATTCGCCGTGGACCGGCATCAGGTTCTTCGGGCGGCAGATGTTGTAGAAGTACAGCAGCTCGCCCGCGGAGGCGTGGCCCGAGACGTGGACCTTGGCGTTGCCCTTGTGGACGACGTTCGCGCCCCAGCGGGTCAGGCCGTTGATCACTCGGTAGACCGCGTTCTCGTTGCCGGGGATCAGCGACGACGCCAGGATCACCGTGTCGCCCTCGACGATGCGGATCTGGTGGTCCCTGTTGGCCATCCGGGAGAGCGCGGCCATCGGTTCGCCCTGAGAGCCCGTGCAGATCAGGACCACGTCGTGGTCCGGCAGGTCGTCGAGCGTCTTGACGTCCACGACGAGCCCCGGCGGGACCTTCAGGTAGCCCAGGTCCCGGGCGATGCCCATGTTCCGGACCATCGAGCGCCCGACGAAGGCGACCCGGCGGCCGTACTCGTGCGCCGCGTCCAGGATCTGCTGGATGCGGTGGACGTGGCTGGCGAAGCTCGCCACGATGATCCGCTTCTGGGCGCCGGCGAAGACCTGGCGCAGGACGTTGGAGATGTCGCGCTCGGGCGGCACGAAGCCCGGGACCTCGGCGTTCGTCGAGTCGGCGAGGAGGAGGTCGATCCCCTCCTCGCTCAGACGCGCGAAGGCGTGCAGGTCCGTCAGGCGGTTGTCCAGCGGGAGCTGGTCCATCTTGAAGTCGCCCGTGTGGACCACCATGCCGGCGGGGGTGCGGATGGCGACGGCCAGCGCGTCCGGGATGGAGTGGTTGACCGCGACGAACTCGCAGTCGAAGGGGCCGATGCGCTCGCGGTTCCCCTCC
It includes:
- a CDS encoding ribonuclease J, giving the protein MSHPHPELGPPPPLPDSGLRVTPLGGLGEIGRNMTVFEYGGRLLIVDCGVLFPEEEQPGIDLILPDFSSIRDRLDDIEGIVLTHGHEDHIGGVPFLLREKPDIPLIGSKLTLALIEAKLQEHRIRPYTLEVVEGNRERIGPFDCEFVAVNHSIPDALAVAIRTPAGMVVHTGDFKMDQLPLDNRLTDLHAFARLSEEGIDLLLADSTNAEVPGFVPPERDISNVLRQVFAGAQKRIIVASFASHVHRIQQILDAAHEYGRRVAFVGRSMVRNMGIARDLGYLKVPPGLVVDVKTLDDLPDHDVVLICTGSQGEPMAALSRMANRDHQIRIVEGDTVILASSLIPGNENAVYRVINGLTRWGANVVHKGNAKVHVSGHASAGELLYFYNICRPKNLMPVHGEWRHLRANAMLGALTGVPHDRIVIAEDGVVVDLVGGKARISGKVQAGYVYVDGLSVGDVGEPALKDRKILGDEGIISVFLVIDSSTGKITGGPHIQARGSGIDDSAFGDVIPKITEVLERTAQDGVMEPRQLQQLIRRTLGKWVSDTYRRRPMILPVVVEV